The proteins below come from a single Necator americanus strain Aroian chromosome V, whole genome shotgun sequence genomic window:
- a CDS encoding hypothetical protein (NECATOR_CHRV.G19573.T1), translating to MVLIANDSKSDAPKVNFPTALDIYIWICYTTLLICMVEFTVVHYFTKFNTGDPEIQALEREKMRQIIRRIPKTAVMRDSVGWRLYYWMMNNGRPTDPFGLAQNSISSVDRFSRIALPIYFVAVVIVYYNFYVNTPYDFTFDDEYIANPINPM from the exons ATGGTCTTGATAGCCAATGACAGTAAGTCGGATGCTCCTAAG GTTAATTTCCCCACTGCCTTGGACATCTACATTTGGATTTGCTATACTACACTTTTGATTTGTATGGTGGAATTCACTGTGGTACACTACTTCACCAAGTTCAACACTGGAGATCCGGAAATacaagccttggaaagagagAAGATGCGGCAGATTATAAGAAGAATCCCTAAGACTGCTGTGATGAG AGATAGTGTCGGTTGGCGACTGTACTACTGGATGATGAATAAT GGTCGCCCTACTGATCCGTTCGGTCTCGCTCAGAATTCAATCAGTTCTGTGGATCGTTTCTCCCGAATTGCTCTACCGATCTACTTCGTTGCTGTAGTGATTGTGTACTATAACTTTTACGTAAACACCCCTTATGACTTTACATTTGATGACGAATACATCGCAAATCCGATAAATCCTATGTAA
- a CDS encoding hypothetical protein (NECATOR_CHRV.G19574.T1), translated as MNRHLLTATAVLFVYSCRDDVIQYVHHIEDKFLPLNPLDLALFEDLQEVEHGFLLKESDPAYSNCSKWKAHANGSIGEGWSKSVYSLSGSTVIKCPNLEGQTFQNCFHANFGEEDWESRCRLELLRRFLSEIKMLLRLQNSPYVIKLVSYCIPRDPVRNLEHVNIVTEKGTPLDILSLLQLSLLQRNHLFNSLLSFFIENPTLRLQDFRRQQLVMVGDQVKIVDFDEAYFTEDFTTDQYHSLIRRKLFSELLVNHANPVVYREYKILHKSFEVQPFRTLRHTQQEFTAHNDG; from the exons ATGAACAGACACCTTCTCACAGCCACTGCCGTTCTCTTCGTTTATTCATGTAGAGATGATGTGATACAGTACGTGCATCACATCGAGGACAAATTTCTTCCACTGA ATCCTCTTGACTTAGCATTATTTGAAGATTTACAAGAAGTAGAACATGGGTTCCTTCTAAAAGAGAGTGATC CTGCTTACTCGAATTGTTCTAAATGGAAAGCGCACGCGAATGGGAGTATTGGTGAAGGTTGGAGCAAATCTGTCTACTCCCTATCCGGAAGTACTGTAATTAAATGCCCCAATCTCGAAGGACAAACATTCCAAAATTGTTTCCACGCAAATTTTGGAGAGGAAGACTGG GAATCACGCTGTCGACTTGAACTATTACGGAGATTTCTCAGCGAAATCAAAATGCTTCTCCGGCTACAAAACAGTCCTTATGTGATAAAG CTGGTCTCCTATTGCATTCCACGAGATCCAGTAAGAAATCTTGAACACGTGAATATAGTAACCGAGAAAGGCACACCGCTAGACATACTCTCACTACTACAGCTGTCTTTATTGCAAAGGAATCACCTTTTCAATTCATTGCTCTCGTTTTTCATTGAGAATCCAACTCTACGACTTCAAGATTTCAGAAGACAGCAG CTGGTCATGGTGGGCGATCAAGTGAAAATAGTGGACTTTGATGAAGCGTACTTCACCGAAGATTTCACAACGGATCAAT atcATTCACTAATCAGAAGGAAACTGTTTTCGGAACTACTTGTGAACCATGCAAACCCGGTTGTCTACCGGGAATACAAGATACTACACAAATCCTTCGAGGTACAACCCTTTCGCACCTTGCGGCATACACAACAAGAGTTTACAGCACATAACGACGGGTAG
- a CDS encoding hypothetical protein (NECATOR_CHRV.G19574.T2), with amino-acid sequence MNRHLLTATAVLFVYSCRDDVIQYVHHIEDKFLPLNPLDLALFEDLQEVEHGFLLKESDPAYSNCSKWKAHANGSIGEGWSKSVYSLSGSTVIKCPNLEGQTFQNCFHANFGEEDWESRCRLELLRRFLSEIKMLLRLQNSPYVIKLVSYCIPRDPVRNLEHVNIVTEKGTPLDILSLLQLSLLQRNHLFNSLLSFFIENPTLRLQDFRRQQLVMVGDQVKIVDFDEAYFTEDFTTDQYHSLIRRKLFSELLVNHANPVVYREYKILHKSFETFNVRKMSQVAMLERFMEVQSEIKTDRN; translated from the exons ATGAACAGACACCTTCTCACAGCCACTGCCGTTCTCTTCGTTTATTCATGTAGAGATGATGTGATACAGTACGTGCATCACATCGAGGACAAATTTCTTCCACTGA ATCCTCTTGACTTAGCATTATTTGAAGATTTACAAGAAGTAGAACATGGGTTCCTTCTAAAAGAGAGTGATC CTGCTTACTCGAATTGTTCTAAATGGAAAGCGCACGCGAATGGGAGTATTGGTGAAGGTTGGAGCAAATCTGTCTACTCCCTATCCGGAAGTACTGTAATTAAATGCCCCAATCTCGAAGGACAAACATTCCAAAATTGTTTCCACGCAAATTTTGGAGAGGAAGACTGG GAATCACGCTGTCGACTTGAACTATTACGGAGATTTCTCAGCGAAATCAAAATGCTTCTCCGGCTACAAAACAGTCCTTATGTGATAAAG CTGGTCTCCTATTGCATTCCACGAGATCCAGTAAGAAATCTTGAACACGTGAATATAGTAACCGAGAAAGGCACACCGCTAGACATACTCTCACTACTACAGCTGTCTTTATTGCAAAGGAATCACCTTTTCAATTCATTGCTCTCGTTTTTCATTGAGAATCCAACTCTACGACTTCAAGATTTCAGAAGACAGCAG CTGGTCATGGTGGGCGATCAAGTGAAAATAGTGGACTTTGATGAAGCGTACTTCACCGAAGATTTCACAACGGATCAAT atcATTCACTAATCAGAAGGAAACTGTTTTCGGAACTACTTGTGAACCATGCAAACCCGGTTGTCTACCGGGAATACAAGATACTACACAAATCCTTCGAG acgTTCAATGTCAGAAAAATGTCACAGGTAGCAATGCTGGAGAGATTTATGGAGGTTCAATCTGAGATCAAAACTGATCGTAACTAA
- a CDS encoding hypothetical protein (NECATOR_CHRV.G19575.T1), with translation MPPKPSTSYELNDRILCNYNGIYYEGKIVNVSVVDGERVFTVHYQGWHKRHDVDIKEGETSKLFLPYTEQNLARAKAELDSAKIEKKRRMSSKASVETASNESTASTSPRITPRRGGRPLKISSSILLEEGKSVKFHYGNLPKSLRDILKKDRDAVLQRRLLAKLPAVYPIDELLHEFLCTLDMELEFDGDKLAVSHRDDISSSRVTALIRSCQMITDYFNMVLGKLLLYQPERDQFQSELLRLRLTNLNGDDDPRRRPYLGSSLLPDDTVPVRLSSVYGLPHLLRLFNCLAEKFETLPSDSESILALKIMSSDFVAFLDENREKYFSVRRDYEAQE, from the exons ATGCCACCAAAACCTTCGACATCTTACGAACTTAATGATAGAATTTTATGCAACTACAATGGGATTTATTACGAGGGGAAGATCGTAAATGTTTCTGTGGTTGATGGCGAACGTGTATTTACCGTGCATTATCAG GGATGGCACAAACGTCATGATGTCGACATAAAAGAAGGTGAAACCAGTAAATTGTTTCTTCCTTATACCGAACAAAATTTAGCTAGAGCAAAG GCGGAGCTCGATAGTGCGAagattgaaaagaaacgaagaatgTCATCTAAAGCTAGTGTT GAAACCGCTTCCAACGAGAGCACGGCTTCGACGAGCCCTCGAATCACACCACGTCGTGGAG GAAGGCCtctaaaaatttcttcctccATTCTCTTGGAAGAAGGAAAGTCTGTGAAATTt CATTATGGAAATCTGCCCAAATCTCTTCGTGATATTCTAAAGAAAGACAGAGACGCAGTACTGCAGCGTCGACTCTTAGCTAAGCTGCCTGCTGTATACCCTATTGACGAGCTTTTGCATGAG TTCCTCTGTACTCTTGACATGGAGCTGGAGTTTGATGGCGACAAATTAGCTGTTTCACATAGGGATGATATTAGTTCCAGTCGCGTCACTGCTCTCATTCGATCTTGTCAGATGATTACTGATTACTTCAATATGGTACTGGG GAAACTTCTTCTATACCAGCCTGAAAGGGATCAGTTCCAATCTGAGCTCCTGCGTCTTCGTCTCACGAACCTGAATGGTGATGATGATCCGCGTAGGCGACCATATCTCG GTTCGTCACTATTGCCTGACGACACTGTTCCTGTAAGATTGTCGTCCGTTTATGGTTTGCCGCATCTGCTAAGACTATTTAACTGTTTGGCTGAGAAATTCGAAACTCTGCCATCCGATTCTGAGAGCATTCTT GCACTGAAGATAATGTCGTCAGACTTCGTTGCGTTCCTTGATGAGAACCGCGAAAAGTACTTCAGTGTCAGAAGGGACTACGAGGCACAGGAGTGA
- a CDS encoding hypothetical protein (NECATOR_CHRV.G19576.T1), producing the protein MNCLRLCTYNTRTASTDANLHALLGAGERIKFHVISLQETNCRRSGIRQMNDSTLVIRGEKVPSRNVGSVGFAVHPSVVHLADSHQILPFRLGILLLRPLRQKPISIINCYSPTSAADENSELEAFSEEMEEVIRNEKSFYKFVVGDFNAKLGMATEVEYTIERFRLEDRNENGNCLAGMSASFMGTLFS; encoded by the coding sequence ATgaactgtctcagactgtgtacttacaacacGAGAACAGCGTCCACAGACGCTAACCTGCATGCTCTTCTCGGAGCTggagagcgtatcaaatttcacgtgatttccCTACAGGAGACCAACTGTAGAAGGAGCGGcatacgacagatgaatgacagtacactcgtcattcgtggagagaaggttccgtcgcgaaatgtaggcagTGTCGGTTTTgctgtgcacccatctgtcgtccatcttgccGATTCTCACCAGATCCTGCCATTTCGTCTGGGCATTCTTCTCCTCCGTCCTCtacgccaaaaacccatcagtatcatcaactgctactcaccaacatcagcagctgatgaaaaTTCCGAATTGGAAGCGTTTAGCGAGGAGatggaggaagtgatccgcaacgagaagtccttctacaaattcgttgtcggagacttcaacgcaaaactaggaatgGCTACAGAAGTGGAATACACGATCGAAAGATTTAGACTAgaggaccggaatgaaaatggcaattgTCTCGCCGGGATGtccgcctctttcatggggactctcttttcatga
- a CDS encoding hypothetical protein (NECATOR_CHRV.G19577.T1): MEKNFCYRQRRRKEVVYDCCILEDSLSQGDWHIEEDPNVDYEMLLRGLRACAERASKPRTTNLDRISKTANALLERRRTLRLDPNASHIERLVANTSCRKALQEDLMKYRQKKILEAAQRRTSLKKCRRDLREYNIPLATLLSEDGTRTSSRREMEIITERFYSNLFRSSTPVSSPIIPTGEAPPRILPSEVRVAIKGMKPGTAPGPDFISADFLRAGGHPLHVISAAHMTSYLQKERIPDQWKTSRTVLIHKKGDREDLRNYCSICLLSVLYKIFTKIILTRISRTLDEAHPQEQAGFRQGFSCLDHIQTVSRVIEVCREYRLPFVLTFVDYKKAFDSVETNAILSALVDQGVDASYVRTLANCYD, translated from the coding sequence atggaaaagaacttctgctatcggcaacgaaggagaaaagaagtcgtctacgactgttgcatactcgaggactctttgtcccaaggtgactggcacatcgaggaagacccaaacgtggactacgagatgctgctcagaggattacgagcctgtgctgaacgtgcctcgaagccgcgcacgacaaacttggatcgaatttcgaagaccgcCAAtgcattgttggaaagaagaaggactttgaggcttgatccgaatgcatcgcacattgagcggttagtagcaaacactagctgcagaaaagcgttgcaggaggatcttatgaagtacaggcagaagaagattctggaagcagcacaaagaagaacgagtctaaagaagtgccgcagggatctccgcgaatataatattccgctagcaaccttgctgagcgaagacgggactcgcacgtcttctcgtcgtgagatggaaatcattacggagaggttctactcgaaccttttccgttcatcaactcctgtgtcaagcccaatcatccccactggcgaagctccaccacggattctcccttcggaagtacgagtcgctatcaagggCATGAagcctggcacagcccccggacctgattttatatcagcagactttcttcgggctggtggccatccgcttcatgtaatctcagcagcgcacatgacatcctatcttcagaaagaaaggatcccagaccagtggaagacctcgcgaaccgttcttatccataagaaaggtgaccgagaggaccttcggaactactgttcgatatgcttgctgagcgtgttgtacaaaatatttaccaagatcatcctaacacgcatatctaggacgctggatgaagcccaccctcaagaacaagctggattccgccaggggttcagctgcttggaccacatccagaccgtgtcgagggtcatagaggtttgccgggaataccgcctgccctttgttctaaccttcgtcgactataagaaagcctttgatagcgtagaaacgaatgcaatactgtcagcgctggtcgatcaaggtgtggacgcgtcgtatgtgaggacattagccaattgctacgattgA
- a CDS encoding hypothetical protein (NECATOR_CHRV.G19578.T1), whose product MNMENDLKEELNRRMRAAWAAFAAVREATDQLTDQDLRAHLFDSTVLPVLCYAAETWADTAAMSRKLLTTHRALERCLLKFNRRTQHLAGLRSSDLRGMSRLSRPSGICIESKT is encoded by the coding sequence atgaacatggaaaacgacttgaaggaagaactgaatagaagaatgagagcagcatgggcagcattcgcagccgtcagggaagctacggaccaactgacggaccaagatcttcgtgcccatctgttcgactcgacagtccttccagtgctctgttacgcagcggagacgtgggcagacaccgctgccatgtctaggaagctacttactacccacagagcccttgagagatgtctcctgaagtttaaccggcgcacacaacacctagccggtcttcgcagctccgacttaagaggaatgtcccgtctttcgcgacccagcggaatatgtatcgaaagcaaaacatag
- a CDS encoding hypothetical protein (NECATOR_CHRV.G19578.T2), with product MENDLKEELNRRMRAAWAAFAAVREATDQLTDQDLRAHLFDSTVLPVLCYAAETWADTAAMSRKLLTTHRALERCLLKFNRRTQHLAGLRSSDLRGMSRLSRPSGICIESKT from the coding sequence atggaaaacgacttgaaggaagaactgaatagaagaatgagagcagcatgggcagcattcgcagccgtcagggaagctacggaccaactgacggaccaagatcttcgtgcccatctgttcgactcgacagtccttccagtgctctgttacgcagcggagacgtgggcagacaccgctgccatgtctaggaagctacttactacccacagagcccttgagagatgtctcctgaagtttaaccggcgcacacaacacctagccggtcttcgcagctccgacttaagaggaatgtcccgtctttcgcgacccagcggaatatgtatcgaaagcaaaacatag